One window of the Nicotiana tabacum cultivar K326 chromosome 4, ASM71507v2, whole genome shotgun sequence genome contains the following:
- the LOC107762393 gene encoding glutamate receptor 2.8-like, with amino-acid sequence MKLILLFCASLWLCSTFSNSQRSVHNRTSNFQVGVILDLKSVVGSMCLSCMSIALSDFYLIHSNYSPRLSLHVRDSQGQAIEAAAAGLNLLKDIKVDAILGPQKSAQANFLMDLGDRAQVPIISFSATSPSLHTRTPYFVQAAQGDDTQVGAIAAIVKTFQWSQVVMIFEDSEYGSGIVPYLSNAFQDVNAHISYKSVFPVSASDEFILKELYKMMTLQTRVFVVHMSHTLGARLFLKAKEIGMMEKGYAWIITSGLMDLAYLMDSDVAEAMQGVLGVKPLTPKSEQLRSFSNRLKKKSLEKSPGIGRADLSVFCLWAYDTLWALAMAAERVGLKEPPKTLENSTVNLNVSNLFNFGNSEVGPKLLKAISETKFEGLSGKFRLLNGKMESSSYQIINVLGNGQKEVGIWNPSLGIRRELNWNTTTHDTSSRENMRSIIWPGDSTVVPKGWEVPMSGKKLRIGVPVKAGFTDFVRVVKDTQVNAHIISGFYIDVFKSVMEALPYSVPYELVPFENPDGSSAGTYNDLIYQVFLQNYDAAIGDITITANRSKYVDFTLPFAEGGVISIVPITYEDVNDIWAFLKPLKKELWLTSIAFFFLTGLAVWILEHRVSSAFRGPPSQHVGMIFYFPFSTLVFAHRERIVNNLARLVVVVWMFVILILNSTYTASLSSRLTVQRLQPAITDVSELIKNRDFVGCQEGSFIVDFLRKKGFDDSRIRTFTSPYDCDEALSRGSKSGGISAYYDVIPYSKLFLSKHCDKYMTVGPTYRTDGFAFVFPKGSPLVADVSRAVIELTENGKILEMEQHWLRNEQTCAGPDDNMNSITISLQSFKGLFAITGGVTAVSLLIFIASYLYKYRDFHRRVSNSRITIWSKVVAICRHFDQRDLSSGQPQDKLPESGISPNSSSDHSVQPPNLPRNHSNSNEIVSSAPEELHDATTATIHSLNLEDMSDVQHSGVILPSA; translated from the exons ATGAAACTGATCCTACTATTCTGTGCCTCACTCTGGTTGTGTTCCACTTTCAGCAATTCACAAAGGAGCGTCCATAATCGCACTTCTAACTTCCAAGTGGGAGTGATTCTTGATTTGAAGTCAGTGGTCGGAAGTATGTGTCTAAGCTGCATGTCCATTGCCCTCTCTGATTTCTATTTGATTCACAGCAACTACTCGCCGAGGCTGTCTCTTCATGTTAGGGACTCTCAAGGACAAGCCATTGAAGCTGCTGCTGCTG GTCTCAATTTGCTGAAAGATATCAAGGTAGATGCAATCTTAGGTCCTCAGAAATCAGCTCAAGCCAACTTTCTGATGGATCTTGGAGACAGAGCTCAGGTCCCCATAATTTCTTTTTCTGCAACAAGTCCTTCTCTTCATACTCGAACTCCTTACTTTGTTCAAGCTGCACAAGGCGATGACACTCAAGTTGGCGCCATTGCTGCCATAGTTAAAACCTTCCAGTGGAGTCAGGTTGTTATGATATTTGAAGACTCAGAATATGGTAGTGGCATTGTTCCCTACTTATCTAATGCATTCCAAGATGTGAATGCTCACATTTCATATAAAAGTGTTTTTCCTGTTTCGGCAAGTGATGAATTTATACTCAAAGAGCTATACAAGATGATGACTTTACAAACAAGGGTGTTTGTGGTCCACATGTCACATACACTTGGCGCCAGACTCTTTCTGAAAGCCAAAGAAATCGGAATGATGGAGAAGGGCTATGCCTGGATCATCACCAGTGGACTAATGGATTTAGCCTACTTGATGGATTCTGATGTTGCTGAAGCAATGCAAGGGGTATTAGGTGTGAAACCTCTTACACCAAAATCTGAACAGCTCCGGTCTTTCTCTAATAGGTTGAAGAAAAAGTCCCTTGAGAAAAGTCCTGGCATCGGACGAGCAGATTTGAGCGTTTTTTGCCTGTGGGCATATGATACTTTGTGGGCACTGGCTATGGCTGCAGAAAGAGTTGGATTGAAAGAGCCACCGAAAACTTTAGAGAATTCAACTGTTAATCTCAATGTTTCAAACCTTTTCAATTTTGGGAACTCAGAAGTCGGCCCAAAACTTCTAAAAGCAATATCAGAGACCAAATTTGAGGGGCTTTCAGGGAAGTTTCGCCTTTTAAATGGCAAGATGGAGTCATCATCTTATCAGATAATTAATGTGCTTGGGAACGGACAGAAGGAAGTAGGAATATGGAATCCATCTCTTGGAATAAGGAGGGAACTGAATTGGAACACCACAACTCATGATACAAGCTCAAGGGAAAATATGAGGAGTATCATATGGCCTGGTGATTCAACAGTCGTGCCCAAGGGATGGGAAGTTCCAATGTCTGGTAAAAAGCTAAGAATTGGAGTGCCAGTGAAAGCTGGTTTCACGGATTTTGTGAGAGTAGTAAAGGACACTCAGGTCAATGCCCACATTATCAGCGGATTCTACATAGACGTGTTCAAATCTGTCATGGAAGCGTTGCCATATTCTGTGCCATATGAGCTTGTTCCCTTTGAAAATCCTGATGGCTCTAGTGCAGGGACTTATAATGATCTTATTTACCAAGTGTTTCTTCAG AACTATGATGCTGCAATTGGAGATATAACTATCACAGCAAACAGATCAAAATACGTGGACTTCACGTTGCCATTTGCAGAAGGAGGAGTTATTAGCATCGTGCCAATCACGTACGAAGATGTCAATGATATATGGGCTTTCCTAAAGCCCCTAAAGAAAGAACTTTGGCTAACAAGTATAGCATTTTTCTTTCTTACGGGTCTGGCGGTCTGGATACTTGAACATAGGGTGAGCTCTGCCTTTCGAGGTCCTCCTTCTCAACATGTTGGCATGATCTTCTACTTTCCCTTCTCAACACTAGTATTTGCACACC GAGAAAGAATAGTGAACAATTTAGCTCGACTGGTTGTAGTGGTATGGATGTTCGTCATACTCATCCTGAACTCCACTTACACTGCAAGCTTATCATCAAGATTAACCGTACAAAGACTACAACCAGCAATCACAGATGTTAGCGAGCTAATCAAGAATAGAGATTTTGTTGGGTGCCAAGAAGGCTCATTCATAGTGGACTTCTTGAGAAAAAAGGGATTTGATGATTCCAGGATCAGGACATTCACTTCCCCATATGACTGCGATGAAGCCTTGTCTAGAGGAAGTAAAAGTGGTGGCATATCAGCATACTATGATGTCATTCCCTACTCCAAGCTCTTCCTATCCAAACATTGCGACAAATATATGACAGTTGGGCCTACCTATCGCACGGACGGCTTTGCCTTT GTTTTCCCTAAAGGATCTCCTTTAGTTGCTGATGTGTCTCGAGCAGTCATAGAATTAACAGAGAATGGGAAGATATTGGAAATGGAGCAACATTGGTTGAGAAATGAACAAACCTGCGCAGGACCAGATGACAATATGAACTCAATCACGATCTCGTTGCAAAGTTTCAAAGGCCTTTTTGCCATTACAGGAGGAGTTACAGCAGTAAGCCTCCTCATTTTTATAGCCAGCTACTTGTACAAGTACAGAGATTTCCACAGAAGAGTATCAAATTCTAGAATCACAATTTGGTCAAAAGTTGTAGCAATTTGCAGACACTTCGATCAGAGAGACCTCTCATCTGGACAACCCCAAGATAAACTTCCAGAATCTGGAATTAGTCCAAATAGTTCTTCAGACCATTCTGTTCAACCACCAAATTTACCAAGAAATCATTCCAACTCCAATGAAATAGTGTCCTCTGCACCAGAAGAGCTGCATGATGCCACTACTGCGACAATTCATTCTTTGAATTTGGAAGACATGTCTGATGTACAACACTCAGGAGTAATTCTTCCATCTGCATAA
- the LOC107808555 gene encoding D-3-phosphoglycerate dehydrogenase 2, chloroplastic codes for MASTPSPRTAATTLQNSLLSSSSSSSINHNKPSNLSFLHASSNSSSLKLVHSVSASFSPSNSSSTICNVLKTVESADISFSNARDLDGVVSIPKPIILVSEKLGEAGLDLLRSFGNVDCSYDLSPQDLCAKISLCDALIVRSGTKVTRQVFEAAQGRLKVVGRAGVGIDNVDLQAATEFGCLVVNAPTANTIAAAEHGIALLTSMARNVAQADASMKAGKWLRSKYVGVSLVGKTLAVMGFGKVGSEVARRAKGLGMHVIAHDPYAPADRARAIGVDLVSFEQAIATADFVSLHMPLTPATKKVFNDDTFAKMKKGVRLINVARGGVIDEDALVRALDSGIVAQAALDVFTVEPPPKDSKLVQHENVTVTPHLGASTKEAQEGVAIEIAEAVVGALNGELSATAVNAPMVPPEVLSELAPYVVLAEKLGRLAVQLVTGGSGIQNVKVVYKSARDPDSLDTRLLRAMVTKGIIEPISDTIINLVNADFSSKQKGLRISEERVIVDSSPEYPVETIQVQISNVQSRFASALSENGNISIEGKVKYGVPHLTRVGSFSVDVSLEGNLILCKQVDQPGMIGQVGNILGESNVNVSFMSVGRTVRRKQAIMAIGVDEEPNKDTQKKIGEVSAIEEFVFLKL; via the exons ATGGCGTCCACTCCTTCTCCTCGCACTGCCGCCACCACCCTTCAAAATTctctcctctcttcttcttcttcttcctctataAATCATAATAAGCCTTCAAATCTCTCTTTCCTCCACGCCTCCTCAAATTCCTCTTCCCTCAAACTCGTCCACTCTGTTTCTGCTTCTTTttctccatcaaattcttcttccacCATTTGTAATGTTCTCAAAACTGTTGAATCAGCCGACATCTCATTCTCCAACGCGAGAGATCTTGACGGTGTCGTTTCGATTCCCAAGCCAATCATTCTCGTCTCCGAGAAACTTGGAGAAGCGGGTCTGGACCTGCTCCGGAGTTTCGGCAACGTGGATTGTTCGTACGACTTGTCTCCTCAGGATCTCTGCGCTAAGATCTCTCTGTGCGACGCGCTTATTGTACGGAGTGGGACTAAGGTGACTCGACAAGTCTTTGAGGCTGCACAGGGACGTCTTAAAGTCGTCGGAAGAGCTGGTGTTGGGATAGACAATGTGGATCTGCAAGCTGCAACTGAATTTGGTTGCCTCGTCGTTAACGCGCCCACAGCTAATACAATTGCTGCTGCTGAGCATGGCATCGCTTTGCTTACCTCCATGGCCCGTAACGTTGCTCAGGCTGATGCTTCCATGAAAGCtg GAAAATGGTTGCGAAGCAAGTACGTGGGTGTTTCTCTTGTTGGGAAGACATTAGCAGTTATGGGCTTTGGTAAAGTTGGTTCCGAGGTTGCAAGACGTGCAAAAGGCCTCGGTATGCATGTAATTGCCCATGATCCATATGCACCAGCTGACAGAGCTCGCGCTATTGGTGTGGATTTGGTTTCCTTTGAGCAGGCCATAGCCACTGCGGACTTCGTCTCACTCCACATGCCTCTTACACCTGCTACTAAGAAGGTATTCAATGATGACACATTCGCAAAGATGAAGAAAGGAGTCCGCCTTATAAATGTTGCTCGAGGGGGTGTTATTGACGAAGATGCATTAGTTAGAGCCCTTGACAGTGGAATAGTTGCTCAG GCAGCACTTGATGTATTCACGGTGGAGCCACCACCAAAAGATAGTAAACTAGTGCAACATGAGAATGTCACTGTTACACCTCATCTTGGAGCAAGCACAAAAGAAGCACAG GAAGGAGTTGCGATTGAAATAGCTGAGGCTGTTGTTGGTGCTCTAAATGGGGAACTTTCTGCTACCGCTGTGAATGCTCCAATGGTCCCTCCTGAG GTATTGTCCGAGTTGGCTCCTTATGTCGTGCTTGCTGAGAAACTAGGTAGACTGGCTGTACAGCTAGTGACTGGTGGGAGTGGAATTCAGAATGTGAAAGTGGTTTATAAATCGGCCAGGGACCCTGATAGCTTGGACACTAGACTTCTCCGAGCCATGGTAACAAAAGGCATTATTGAGCCTATATCTGATACGATCATCAACCTTGTAAATGCAGATTTCAGTTCAAAGCAGAAGGGTCTTCGGATTAGTGAAGAACGTGTTATTGTTGATTCTTCTCCAGAATATCCCGTTGAGACAATCCAGGTTCAAATTAGCAACGTGCAATCAAGATTTGCAAGTGCTTTATCAGAGAACGGGAATATCAGCATCGAGGGGAAAGTGAAGTACGGAGTTCCCCATCTTACACGTGTTGGATCATTTAGCGTTGATGTGAGCTTGGAGGGTAACCTCATCCTTTGCAAACAAGTGGACCAACCTGGTATGATCGGGCAAGTTGGAAACATACTTGGTGAGAGTAATGTGAATGTTAGCTTTATGAGCGTTGGAAGAACCGTGAGGAGAAAGCAGGCAATTATGGCAATTGGAGTAGACGAAGAACCAAACAAGGATACtcagaagaagattggagaggtatCTGCAATTGAAGAATTTGTCTTCCTCAAACTATAG